The proteins below are encoded in one region of Streptomyces sp. NBC_00490:
- a CDS encoding substrate-binding domain-containing protein, with protein sequence MRLHVDQRHERVLELVRQRGSLRVAELAAELGVSAVTLRRDVEALAAQGRVQRLHGAVVWPGEGAVEVRERAESAEGVVIGMIVPTTNYVFVDVVRAAREAVAAQGGRLVLGVTGYVDAEDAVQAEHLVSGGAEGLLVSPSWFGGVPTDGQEKWLLEHDVPAVLVERSAPPGNPAAGLDRVRTDRAHGAAVAVGHFASLGHRKVTAVMQEGPHATQIAAGFQAAVESLGLDVDEGAPSVREHGDYEASVDYLIDAVKKRGVTAALVHSDEDAIVLVPRLQANGIRVPDDLALIAFEDEVAGLADVPLTAVAPPMREVGAQAARLLLQRIAERKAGQQPGPRQHLDLLPELRIRSSCGGDSSAS encoded by the coding sequence ATGCGACTGCACGTCGACCAGCGCCACGAACGGGTACTCGAACTGGTCCGGCAGCGGGGCAGCCTCCGGGTCGCCGAACTCGCCGCCGAACTCGGGGTCTCTGCGGTCACCCTGCGGCGCGACGTGGAGGCGCTGGCGGCGCAGGGCCGGGTGCAGCGGCTGCACGGTGCGGTGGTGTGGCCGGGGGAGGGGGCGGTCGAGGTGCGGGAGCGGGCGGAGAGCGCTGAGGGCGTCGTGATCGGGATGATCGTTCCGACCACCAACTATGTATTCGTCGATGTTGTCCGCGCCGCTCGGGAGGCCGTCGCCGCCCAAGGTGGCCGCCTCGTCCTCGGGGTGACCGGGTACGTCGACGCCGAGGACGCAGTGCAAGCCGAGCACTTGGTCTCCGGAGGGGCGGAGGGGCTGCTTGTCTCGCCGAGCTGGTTCGGCGGTGTTCCCACGGACGGTCAGGAGAAGTGGCTGCTGGAACATGACGTGCCCGCGGTGCTGGTCGAGCGCTCGGCGCCGCCCGGCAACCCGGCGGCCGGACTCGACCGGGTGCGTACCGATCGTGCGCACGGCGCTGCCGTGGCCGTCGGCCATTTTGCCTCGCTCGGCCACCGCAAGGTCACCGCTGTGATGCAGGAGGGCCCGCACGCCACGCAGATCGCGGCCGGTTTTCAGGCTGCCGTGGAGTCCCTGGGCCTCGACGTCGACGAGGGTGCTCCCAGCGTGCGCGAACACGGGGACTATGAGGCCAGCGTCGATTATCTGATCGACGCGGTGAAGAAGCGCGGCGTCACCGCGGCGCTCGTGCACAGCGACGAGGACGCGATCGTGCTCGTGCCCAGGCTCCAGGCAAACGGGATCCGGGTGCCCGACGATCTGGCGCTCATCGCTTTTGAGGACGAGGTCGCCGGCCTCGCCGACGTTCCGCTCACCGCGGTGGCCCCGCCCATGCGCGAGGTGGGGGCGCAGGCCGCCAGGCTGCTGCTCCAGCGGATCGCTGAGCGCAAGGCCGGTCAGCAGCCGGGTCCGCGTCAACACCTCGACCTGCTCCCGGAGTTGAGGATCCGCTCCTCTTGCGGTGGCGATTCCTCGGCGAGTTGA
- a CDS encoding ABC transporter substrate-binding protein — protein MTRTSRSFRTAAVAAVAALGLFATACGGDGDTSDSASDGKPVTLDYWTWTLGAKSTVEAFNRTHKDIRVKFTEIPSGTEGYSKMANAVKAGNAPDVATIEYQMVPEFASQGNLIDLTEYAGETVKSKFPESIQSLVTFGGKTWTVPYDAAPQLYYYRTDLFEKYGVEVPKTWDEFRRVAEKVKKEDKNVRLASMPKSDPALLAALSWQAGGKWFGTEGDAWKAGVNDADTKKVAAYWDALVKDDLVQTFTGWSPEETKARASGKTLSFLGASWSAGGMKTSMPDLSGKWAAAPMPNWGTAASGNYGGTSYGVLKGSDHAEAAAEFITWLTTDKVGVEARLADLESPSSALPANPEMREVAAAKFDTAYLNGQDLYALASEQVDTIVPGWTWGPNQMDVYTAVQDATAKSGFTAGVDAGQEKAESGITERGLKLAK, from the coding sequence ATGACGCGCACTTCACGTTCGTTCCGCACCGCAGCCGTAGCCGCCGTCGCAGCCCTGGGTCTGTTCGCCACCGCCTGCGGCGGCGACGGTGACACGTCCGACTCCGCGTCCGACGGCAAGCCGGTCACCCTGGACTACTGGACCTGGACACTCGGCGCCAAGTCGACCGTCGAGGCGTTCAACAGGACCCACAAGGACATCCGGGTCAAGTTCACCGAGATACCGAGCGGCACCGAGGGCTACAGCAAGATGGCCAACGCGGTGAAGGCGGGCAACGCGCCCGACGTGGCGACGATCGAGTACCAGATGGTCCCCGAGTTCGCGAGCCAGGGGAACCTGATCGATCTGACCGAATACGCCGGTGAAACGGTCAAGTCGAAGTTCCCGGAGTCCATCCAGAGCCTCGTGACCTTCGGCGGCAAGACCTGGACCGTCCCCTACGACGCCGCGCCGCAGCTCTACTACTACCGGACCGACCTCTTCGAGAAGTACGGCGTCGAAGTCCCCAAGACCTGGGACGAGTTCAGGAGGGTCGCGGAGAAGGTCAAGAAGGAGGACAAGAATGTCCGCCTGGCCTCCATGCCCAAGAGCGACCCGGCACTGCTGGCCGCGCTGTCCTGGCAGGCCGGCGGCAAGTGGTTCGGCACGGAGGGCGACGCGTGGAAGGCCGGCGTGAACGACGCCGACACCAAGAAGGTCGCCGCCTACTGGGACGCTCTGGTCAAGGACGACCTCGTCCAGACCTTCACCGGCTGGAGCCCCGAGGAGACCAAGGCCCGCGCCTCCGGCAAGACCCTCTCCTTCCTCGGCGCCTCCTGGTCCGCGGGCGGCATGAAGACCTCGATGCCCGACCTCTCCGGCAAGTGGGCCGCCGCGCCGATGCCCAACTGGGGCACCGCCGCCAGCGGCAACTACGGCGGCACCTCCTACGGTGTCCTCAAGGGCAGCGACCACGCCGAGGCCGCGGCGGAGTTCATCACCTGGCTCACCACGGACAAGGTTGGCGTCGAGGCCCGTCTCGCCGACCTGGAATCGCCCAGCAGCGCCCTGCCGGCCAACCCGGAGATGCGTGAGGTGGCGGCCGCCAAGTTCGACACCGCGTACCTGAACGGCCAGGACCTCTACGCGCTCGCCTCCGAGCAGGTCGACACGATCGTGCCCGGCTGGACCTGGGGCCCGAACCAGATGGACGTCTACACCGCCGTCCAGGACGCCACCGCCAAGTCCGGCTTCACGGCGGGCGTCGACGCGGGCCAGGAGAAGGCGGAGTCCGGCATCACGGAACGCGGCCTCAAGCTCGCGAAGTAG